From the genome of Streptomyces sp. NBC_01116, one region includes:
- a CDS encoding TIGR03936 family radical SAM-associated protein, with amino-acid sequence MQRIRLRYTKRGRLRFTSHRDFQRAFERALRRSEVPMAYSAGFTPHPKVSYANAAPTGTGSEAEFLEIALTETRDPEVLRGLLDASMPDGLDIIDAVEARTSGLAERLTASVWEMRLDGVEPEDVRTAVAAFNDAESVEVQRKAKNGIRTFDARAAVADLRVVDAPADRPVERPCAILRLVVRHVTPAVRPDDVLSGLRAVADLAPPVPAAVTRLAQGLFDEESGTVTDPLAPDREAAPTAHPAVAGAAVATAPEGAGSA; translated from the coding sequence GTGCAGCGCATCCGCCTGCGCTACACCAAGCGCGGCCGCCTCCGGTTCACCAGCCACCGAGACTTCCAGCGGGCCTTCGAGCGGGCACTGCGCCGCTCCGAGGTGCCGATGGCGTACTCGGCGGGCTTCACCCCCCACCCCAAGGTCTCCTACGCCAATGCCGCACCCACCGGCACCGGCAGTGAGGCGGAGTTCCTGGAGATCGCCCTCACCGAGACGCGGGACCCCGAGGTCCTGCGCGGACTGCTCGACGCGTCGATGCCGGACGGCCTCGACATCATCGACGCGGTGGAGGCCCGCACCTCGGGCCTGGCCGAGCGGCTCACCGCGTCCGTCTGGGAGATGCGCCTGGACGGCGTCGAGCCCGAGGACGTCCGCACCGCCGTGGCCGCGTTCAACGACGCCGAGTCCGTGGAGGTCCAGCGCAAGGCGAAGAACGGCATCCGGACGTTCGACGCCCGTGCCGCCGTCGCCGACCTGCGCGTCGTCGACGCTCCGGCCGATAGGCCGGTCGAGCGGCCCTGTGCGATACTGCGCCTGGTTGTTCGGCACGTGACACCTGCCGTGCGACCCGACGACGTCCTGTCCGGTCTCCGAGCTGTGGCCGACCTGGCGCCGCCCGTCCCCGCCGCGGTGACGAGGCTGGCGCAGGGGCTCTTCGACGAGGAGTCCGGCACGGTGACCGACCCGCTCGCGCCCGACCGCGAGGCCGCCCCGACCGCACATCCCGCGGTCGCCGGGGCAGCCGTCGCGACGGCGCCGGAAGGTGCAGGTTCCGCGTAA